The following proteins are co-located in the Bremerella cremea genome:
- a CDS encoding PcfJ domain-containing protein, with the protein MSLEEVLEIVYFLNGQKFMPGEYVWGRGGGNDPLQPDFTLKGKTLRSLRRHMANWRNDVLKKRPDLAKKACDWPRSEIAPLVHQDGDVKWLVFELLSDRALKLEGLAMNHCVESYVDECARRTASIWSLRIQRGGTPQRMVTIEVDPRNKEIVQVQGKSNSRPTSESRLIIERWAKQEGLKMTADG; encoded by the coding sequence TTGTCGCTGGAAGAAGTCTTGGAGATTGTTTACTTTCTGAACGGTCAAAAATTTATGCCAGGCGAATACGTCTGGGGGCGTGGTGGCGGCAACGATCCTTTGCAGCCGGACTTTACATTGAAAGGTAAGACTCTTCGTTCTTTGCGGCGGCACATGGCCAACTGGCGGAACGATGTCTTGAAGAAACGGCCTGATTTAGCAAAGAAGGCCTGTGATTGGCCCCGCTCCGAGATTGCTCCTTTGGTTCATCAAGATGGTGATGTGAAGTGGCTCGTTTTTGAACTACTAAGCGATCGTGCCCTTAAGTTGGAAGGCTTGGCGATGAATCATTGTGTTGAAAGTTACGTCGACGAGTGCGCCCGGAGGACCGCTTCGATCTGGTCGCTACGTATTCAAAGAGGTGGGACGCCCCAGCGAATGGTAACGATCGAAGTTGATCCAAGAAACAAAGAGATCGTTCAAGTCCAAGGAAAGTCGAATAGCCGCCCTACATCAGAGTCGCGACTGATTATTGAACGCTGGGCGAAACAGGAAGGGCTGAAGATGACAGCGGACGGTTGA
- a CDS encoding YciI family protein, with amino-acid sequence MKFVCLGYIDIAKYNALPEEQRNALMEECFAYDNELRQGGHFAGGGALDLPENGVTLRYQEYQVQVTDGPFVETKEQIGGILLLEARDLNHAIQLMSKHPGVKIGPFEIRPADEAMNLVIAAVAEQFAKDAGL; translated from the coding sequence ATGAAATTTGTTTGTTTGGGCTATATCGATATCGCCAAGTACAATGCCTTACCGGAAGAACAGCGAAATGCCTTGATGGAGGAGTGTTTCGCTTATGACAATGAACTTCGCCAGGGGGGCCACTTCGCGGGAGGAGGGGCGCTAGACCTGCCTGAGAACGGTGTCACGTTGCGTTATCAGGAATACCAAGTTCAAGTTACCGACGGACCATTCGTCGAAACGAAGGAGCAGATCGGTGGCATTCTCTTGCTGGAAGCACGCGACTTGAACCACGCCATCCAGTTAATGTCGAAACATCCAGGAGTGAAGATTGGGCCGTTCGAGATACGTCCTGCCGACGAGGCGATGAACTTAGTGATTGCTGCTGTAGCGGAGCAATTTGCCAAGGATGCTGGCCTTTAA
- a CDS encoding RNA polymerase sigma factor — translation MGEAYFNQVRQTLDELYCQESRRVFATLVRLLGDFDLAEEAMHEAFTSAVEKWHEEGIPQNPRAWLVSTGRFKAIDIIRRRARFDKSLGEIAKRLGDGTDPGNVIDDESIEDDRLRLIFMCCHPAIASQTQVALTLREVCGLRTEEIASAFLTSPPTIAQRIVRGKAKIRDAGIPFEIPTISHMPQRLGAVLSVIYLVFNEGYSASSGESVTRHDLSEEAIRLGRLLVGLLPDAEVKGLLALMLLQESRRATRATPEGDIILLEDQDRSRWNQADIAEGVRLVQEALATQRLGSYCLQAAIAAVHAEAATPEETDWSQIIALYDVLLLVASSPIVQLNRAVAVAMRDGPDAGLRLVEAILAQGELRQYHLAHAAKADLCRRLGRKNEAQQAYQQALELARQEPERRFLQRRLLELQ, via the coding sequence ATGGGGGAAGCCTATTTTAACCAAGTTCGTCAGACGCTTGACGAACTTTACTGCCAAGAGTCTCGCCGGGTTTTCGCAACCCTTGTTCGCTTGCTAGGAGATTTTGACTTAGCGGAAGAGGCGATGCACGAGGCATTCACATCCGCAGTTGAAAAATGGCACGAGGAAGGAATCCCGCAGAATCCTCGTGCCTGGTTGGTTTCCACGGGGCGATTTAAGGCAATTGATATCATCCGCCGACGTGCGCGGTTTGATAAATCGCTCGGCGAAATCGCCAAACGGCTGGGCGATGGGACCGACCCTGGAAATGTGATTGATGACGAGAGCATCGAGGATGATCGGTTACGACTGATTTTCATGTGCTGTCACCCAGCAATTGCCTCTCAAACCCAGGTTGCCCTTACCTTACGCGAAGTTTGTGGACTGCGAACCGAAGAGATTGCCAGTGCTTTCTTAACTTCTCCGCCAACTATCGCCCAGCGAATCGTTCGTGGGAAAGCAAAAATTCGAGATGCGGGCATTCCTTTCGAGATCCCCACGATCTCGCACATGCCGCAGCGTTTGGGCGCTGTTCTCTCAGTGATTTACCTAGTTTTCAACGAAGGGTACTCGGCATCGTCAGGCGAATCGGTCACACGGCATGACCTGTCCGAGGAAGCAATTCGTCTCGGACGACTGCTGGTGGGGCTACTTCCGGATGCGGAAGTCAAAGGGCTGCTTGCGTTAATGCTCCTGCAAGAGTCACGTCGGGCAACGCGAGCGACGCCAGAGGGCGATATTATTCTGCTGGAAGATCAAGATCGTTCCCGCTGGAACCAGGCTGACATTGCCGAGGGAGTCCGGCTCGTGCAAGAGGCTCTCGCGACACAGCGACTAGGAAGTTATTGCCTACAAGCCGCCATCGCTGCCGTTCATGCCGAAGCCGCCACACCAGAGGAAACCGATTGGTCGCAAATCATTGCGTTGTACGATGTTCTCTTGTTGGTTGCCTCGTCACCGATCGTCCAATTGAATCGTGCCGTCGCGGTAGCGATGCGAGACGGCCCGGACGCTGGGTTACGACTTGTCGAGGCAATTCTCGCCCAGGGAGAACTTCGCCAGTATCATCTGGCACACGCCGCTAAGGCAGATCTCTGCCGACGGTTAGGACGAAAAAATGAGGCACAACAGGCCTATCAACAGGCATTAGAACTTGCTCGGCAAGAGCCAGAGCGTCGATTTCTACAGCGACGATTGCTAGAGCTTCAATAA
- a CDS encoding STAS/SEC14 domain-containing protein, translating into MSDNLEIVHLKDLTIVRISGKLTAEDYEKFVPEVEKQIAEFGKLRLLVELHDFHGWTLAAVWDDINFDMKHWNDIKRLAIVGESKWEAGMAVFCKPFTGAKVKYFDHSKLEQAKKWLVEEEA; encoded by the coding sequence ATGAGCGACAATTTGGAAATTGTGCATTTGAAGGATTTGACCATCGTTCGTATTAGCGGCAAGCTGACCGCCGAAGACTACGAAAAGTTCGTCCCCGAGGTTGAGAAGCAGATTGCGGAATTTGGCAAGCTGCGTCTGCTGGTTGAGCTGCATGACTTCCACGGTTGGACCTTGGCTGCTGTGTGGGATGATATCAACTTCGATATGAAACATTGGAACGACATCAAACGTTTGGCCATTGTGGGCGAATCGAAGTGGGAAGCTGGGATGGCGGTCTTTTGCAAGCCATTTACCGGAGCGAAGGTTAAATACTTCGATCACAGCAAACTGGAACAAGCCAAGAAGTGGCTGGTTGAAGAGGAAGCCTAA
- a CDS encoding acetylxylan esterase, which produces MSHLVLILLVPGIAAAQEAVRILPPGQLPQDDRLAPPKDLNGYFPFHPPQSKETWQARAEDVRTQLKVALGLWPMPPQTPLNLKKTSEYKFDDYQVTGVRFESMPGFFVTGSLYEPVGKSGPFPGVLCPHGHWDNGRFYVAGDAEVKKQIESGAESIEETARNPIQARCVQLARMGCVVLQIDMLGYADSQQLSIELVHRFGKQRPGMNTNQRWGFFSPQAESHLESVMGLQIWNCIRSLDLLESLANVDKSRLAVTGASGGATQTMIVGAIDPRIAAVFPAVMVSTAMQGGCTCENCTLLRVGTGNVEFAALFAPKPQGLTSADDWTKEFETKGFPDLKQLYALMGAEDKVHLTARTEFGHNYNAISRRAMYELFNQVFGLNASVEERPYQRLTEKELTVWSDQDRPTYTEEFERKLLAEWTAISNQQIEPYLLGDETDFQKYQAIVEPALAVMVETKTPKMDDLDFDVKVKEQREDYLFIGGLLHNAQNGSQLPALFLYPKDNWGGHTVLWLSKEGKQGLFAENGRLKAEVAKLVSAGVSVAGIDLIYQGEFLAEGLAFNQTPKVENPREAAAYTLGYNRAVAAERVSDILTMATFMRNHERTPKSIGLVAFDSAMAGIASVAMATRSKAFDFAALHTGGFRFGEVDSIRSPNLLPGGAKYGDVPAFLALAAPMPLRVIGENSQSLQSTLNAYRLLNQKDHLAYADDIEVTPVDWVLGQLSRFQ; this is translated from the coding sequence ATGAGTCATCTAGTGCTCATCCTGCTCGTTCCTGGCATAGCCGCAGCACAAGAAGCTGTGCGAATCTTGCCGCCAGGGCAGTTACCCCAAGACGATCGCTTGGCGCCACCTAAAGATCTGAATGGATACTTTCCGTTTCATCCTCCGCAAAGTAAAGAGACGTGGCAAGCACGGGCAGAAGACGTTCGCACCCAGTTGAAGGTTGCCCTGGGGCTTTGGCCAATGCCTCCGCAAACGCCATTGAATCTAAAGAAGACGAGCGAATACAAATTTGACGACTATCAAGTAACTGGTGTCCGTTTCGAGAGCATGCCTGGCTTCTTTGTGACCGGTAGTCTTTATGAACCGGTTGGTAAATCAGGCCCTTTTCCTGGCGTGCTTTGCCCTCATGGCCATTGGGATAACGGTCGTTTCTATGTCGCCGGGGATGCGGAAGTTAAGAAGCAGATCGAAAGTGGGGCTGAGTCTATCGAAGAAACGGCCAGGAATCCAATCCAAGCTCGCTGTGTCCAATTAGCGAGAATGGGCTGCGTTGTGTTGCAGATTGATATGCTGGGCTATGCCGATAGCCAGCAACTGTCGATCGAGTTGGTCCACCGCTTTGGCAAGCAGCGTCCGGGCATGAATACGAATCAGCGCTGGGGATTCTTTAGCCCGCAGGCCGAGTCCCATTTGGAATCCGTTATGGGACTGCAGATTTGGAACTGCATACGTAGTTTAGATCTGTTGGAATCGCTGGCCAATGTCGATAAGTCACGCCTAGCCGTCACTGGGGCAAGTGGCGGGGCGACACAAACGATGATCGTTGGTGCGATCGATCCCCGCATCGCTGCCGTTTTTCCAGCCGTGATGGTATCAACCGCAATGCAAGGTGGCTGCACATGCGAGAATTGCACGCTCTTACGCGTTGGTACCGGCAATGTGGAGTTCGCGGCATTGTTCGCCCCTAAACCGCAAGGTTTGACCTCTGCCGACGATTGGACCAAAGAGTTCGAAACGAAAGGCTTTCCCGATCTGAAGCAGCTCTACGCTTTGATGGGAGCAGAAGATAAGGTGCACTTAACAGCTCGCACCGAATTTGGTCACAACTACAACGCCATTTCTCGGCGGGCGATGTACGAACTTTTCAATCAAGTGTTTGGCCTGAATGCGTCGGTGGAAGAACGGCCCTACCAGCGACTTACCGAGAAAGAACTGACCGTCTGGAGCGACCAAGACCGCCCTACCTACACCGAGGAATTCGAGCGAAAACTATTGGCCGAGTGGACCGCGATATCAAATCAACAGATCGAGCCGTATCTGTTAGGAGACGAGACCGATTTCCAAAAGTATCAGGCAATTGTTGAGCCTGCGCTTGCCGTGATGGTGGAAACGAAGACGCCAAAGATGGATGATCTGGATTTCGACGTTAAGGTGAAGGAGCAGCGGGAAGATTATCTCTTCATCGGCGGCTTGTTACACAACGCTCAAAACGGTTCGCAATTGCCTGCCCTGTTTTTGTACCCCAAGGACAACTGGGGAGGGCACACCGTATTGTGGCTTTCAAAAGAAGGGAAGCAGGGATTGTTTGCCGAAAATGGCCGCCTGAAGGCGGAGGTAGCCAAGTTGGTTTCTGCTGGCGTATCGGTGGCTGGGATCGATCTAATCTATCAAGGCGAGTTTCTCGCCGAGGGGCTGGCGTTCAACCAGACACCTAAAGTTGAGAACCCACGAGAAGCTGCCGCTTACACGCTGGGCTACAATCGGGCCGTCGCGGCGGAAAGGGTTAGTGACATCCTGACCATGGCTACGTTCATGCGCAACCACGAGCGAACTCCGAAGTCGATCGGATTGGTCGCGTTCGATTCGGCCATGGCTGGCATCGCTTCGGTGGCAATGGCTACGCGCTCAAAGGCATTCGATTTCGCGGCACTTCATACCGGCGGATTCCGATTTGGTGAAGTCGATTCGATTCGTTCCCCCAATTTGTTGCCAGGAGGGGCGAAGTATGGCGATGTGCCTGCCTTCTTGGCTTTGGCAGCCCCAATGCCCCTGCGCGTGATAGGAGAAAATAGCCAGTCGCTTCAGTCTACGCTCAATGCTTATCGGCTTCTGAACCAGAAAGATCATCTCGCGTATGCTGATGATATCGAGGTGACACCGGTCGACTGGGTATTGGGGCAACTTAGCCGCTTTCAATAG